From one Formosa sediminum genomic stretch:
- the mnmA gene encoding tRNA 2-thiouridine(34) synthase MnmA, with amino-acid sequence MKRVIVGLSGGVDSSVAAYILQQQGYEVIGLFMKNWHDDSVTISDECPWLDDSNDAMLVAEKLGIPFQTVDLSEQYKERIVDYMFKEYENGRTPNPDVLCNREIKFDVFMKIALDLGADYVATGHYCRKGTLNEGETETYQLLAGVDGNKDQSYFLCQLSQDQLAKALFPIGELTKPEVRKIAAELDLITADKKDSQGLCFIGKVRLPEFLQQQLKPKDGVIVEVEKDHDYYLNTQTQFESKLEELKYLTTKKTYSVSDGKIVGKHQGAHYFTKGQRKGLGVGGTVEPLFVIDTDVNENVIYTGQGHAHPGLFKSALFVTNEEEHWIREDLKLEQNQTMNVMARIRYRQPLQKAKLYKVDKGLYVEFETPQSAITEGQFVAWYLDDELVGSGVIS; translated from the coding sequence ATGAAACGAGTAATTGTTGGACTTTCAGGAGGTGTAGACTCTAGTGTTGCAGCATATATTTTACAGCAACAAGGTTATGAGGTTATCGGGCTATTTATGAAAAACTGGCACGACGACTCTGTAACTATTTCAGACGAATGTCCGTGGTTAGACGATAGTAACGATGCCATGTTGGTAGCAGAAAAGTTAGGGATCCCTTTCCAAACGGTAGATTTAAGCGAGCAGTATAAAGAACGTATCGTAGACTATATGTTTAAAGAATACGAAAATGGTCGTACACCTAATCCGGATGTATTATGTAATCGCGAAATTAAGTTTGATGTATTTATGAAGATAGCATTAGACTTAGGTGCAGATTATGTGGCTACTGGACACTATTGTAGAAAAGGGACTTTAAATGAAGGTGAAACAGAAACCTATCAACTTCTTGCAGGAGTCGATGGTAATAAAGATCAGTCGTATTTCTTATGTCAACTATCTCAAGACCAATTAGCAAAAGCACTATTTCCTATAGGAGAACTCACTAAACCTGAAGTTCGTAAAATTGCAGCAGAATTAGATTTAATTACTGCCGATAAAAAAGACTCTCAGGGTCTATGTTTTATTGGTAAAGTTCGTTTGCCAGAATTTCTTCAACAACAATTAAAACCTAAAGACGGGGTGATTGTTGAAGTTGAAAAAGATCATGACTACTATTTAAATACCCAAACTCAGTTTGAATCAAAGTTAGAAGAACTTAAATATTTAACTACAAAGAAAACATATTCAGTGTCCGATGGAAAAATTGTAGGTAAACATCAAGGTGCCCATTACTTTACTAAAGGACAGCGCAAAGGTTTAGGTGTTGGTGGCACAGTAGAACCTTTATTTGTTATCGACACAGACGTTAACGAAAATGTCATTTATACAGGACAAGGACATGCTCATCCAGGATTATTTAAATCGGCACTTTTCGTAACAAACGAAGAAGAACATTGGATTCGTGAAGACTTAAAACTCGAACAAAATCAGACCATGAATGTCATGGCTAGAATTCGTTACAGACAGCCCTTACAAAAAGCAAAATTATACAAAGTAGATAAAGGGTTATATGTAGAGTTTGAAACACCTCAATCAGCCATAACCGAAGGTCAATTTGTAGCATGGTACTTAGACGATGAATTAGTAGGTTCAGGAGTTATTTCTTAA
- a CDS encoding LysM peptidoglycan-binding domain-containing protein, whose product MKKFLVVFALLLVVTNNVFAQNYKTHKVKQGEKIEDIAKEYMITVNDIYAINPNAKNGLRANMVLIIPNTKVQAELNTVKELTGYKQHRVKRKETLYGIAKDYKVSADEIKKANVFLYSEPLKKGTKIRIPVFESKQVLEEVATVVDLTKPYAVLPKEGKWRVAYKFGITVEDLEALNPEMEDVLKVGDTIKVPNIPNTNEKVVDEAYDYYEVQPKEGFYRLKVKLGLERVELETLNPQLINSDLKAGMVLRIPKTKNSDVIGIISKHRLKVTNLSHSTFNPETKHIAILMPFKLNQVSLDSIQVAMNQVRKDGYLNFALEFQTGVLMALDSLKALGVSVKVDVYDTENKTSTISSLINQHNFQDLDAVIGPLSQESVEFTAQQLHVYNVPVISPVTKKVTLNSNVFQSRPSEDLLKQKVLNYFKSRDSLVNTILIFDSKSESQNEVLKTAFPEGHIVRSRKDKDGKEAHYVRQEDIVKYLKPGKNVVFLETEVSGFASNVIGTLNALNSDKTQIVLATTDLNSAFENSEVSNRHLSNLHFHFASISKSFDDEINNGFLKSYTDTYGVTPDKIAVRGFDLTMDVVLRLATSTDLYNSTIDAPLTEYIENKFEYKKTPFGGYYNNTVYLLEYNDLKIVEVKN is encoded by the coding sequence ATGAAAAAGTTTTTAGTTGTTTTTGCATTGCTTCTAGTGGTGACTAACAATGTTTTTGCACAAAATTATAAGACACATAAAGTTAAACAAGGTGAAAAAATAGAGGATATTGCAAAAGAATATATGATAACTGTTAATGATATATATGCAATTAATCCAAATGCTAAAAATGGTCTTAGAGCCAATATGGTTTTAATTATTCCAAATACTAAAGTTCAAGCAGAATTAAATACCGTTAAAGAACTTACAGGATATAAGCAGCACCGTGTAAAACGTAAAGAAACGTTGTATGGTATTGCTAAAGATTATAAAGTAAGTGCTGATGAGATTAAAAAAGCAAATGTCTTTTTATATTCAGAGCCCTTAAAAAAAGGAACTAAAATCAGAATTCCTGTTTTTGAGAGCAAACAAGTTTTAGAAGAAGTTGCTACAGTAGTAGACTTAACAAAACCTTACGCGGTATTACCTAAAGAAGGGAAATGGCGCGTGGCCTATAAGTTTGGAATTACAGTTGAAGATTTAGAAGCATTAAATCCAGAAATGGAAGACGTTTTAAAAGTTGGAGACACTATAAAAGTACCAAATATTCCTAATACAAATGAAAAGGTTGTTGATGAAGCTTACGATTATTATGAAGTACAACCTAAAGAAGGTTTTTACCGTTTAAAGGTTAAATTAGGATTAGAAAGAGTCGAACTGGAAACGTTAAATCCACAATTGATAAATTCAGATTTAAAAGCAGGAATGGTACTTCGTATTCCTAAAACCAAAAATAGTGATGTAATTGGAATAATATCTAAACACCGATTAAAAGTTACAAATTTATCTCATAGTACCTTCAATCCCGAAACTAAACACATCGCGATTTTAATGCCGTTTAAGTTAAATCAAGTGAGTTTAGATTCTATTCAAGTTGCAATGAATCAGGTTAGAAAAGATGGATACTTAAATTTTGCTTTAGAATTTCAAACAGGTGTTTTAATGGCTTTAGATTCTTTAAAAGCATTAGGAGTTTCTGTTAAAGTAGATGTTTACGATACCGAAAACAAAACCAGTACAATTAGTTCCTTAATTAACCAGCATAATTTTCAAGATTTAGATGCTGTTATTGGACCCTTATCGCAAGAAAGTGTAGAGTTTACTGCGCAACAATTACATGTGTATAACGTTCCAGTAATATCACCTGTAACAAAAAAAGTTACTTTAAACAGTAATGTGTTTCAATCTCGACCTAGTGAAGATTTATTAAAACAAAAAGTTTTAAATTATTTTAAATCACGAGATAGTTTGGTAAATACCATTTTAATTTTCGATTCAAAAAGCGAATCTCAAAATGAAGTACTTAAGACTGCATTTCCAGAGGGACATATTGTGAGATCGCGAAAAGATAAAGATGGAAAAGAAGCCCATTACGTACGTCAAGAAGATATAGTAAAATATTTAAAACCTGGTAAAAACGTTGTGTTTCTAGAAACAGAAGTTTCTGGATTTGCATCTAATGTAATAGGAACTTTAAATGCATTAAATTCAGATAAAACTCAAATTGTACTTGCCACTACAGATTTAAATAGTGCGTTCGAAAATAGTGAAGTGTCTAACCGACACCTTTCTAATTTACACTTTCATTTTGCCTCTATATCTAAATCTTTTGACGACGAAATAAATAACGGGTTCTTAAAATCGTATACAGATACCTACGGGGTAACGCCTGATAAAATTGCTGTTAGAGGGTTTGATTTAACTATGGATGTAGTGTTGCGTTTGGCAACCTCTACAGATTTATACAACTCGACTATAGATGCTCCGCTAACAGAATATATCGAAAATAAATTTGAGTATAAAAAAACGCCTTTTGGCGGCTATTATAACAACACGGTTTATTTGTTAGAATATAACGATTTAAAGATTGTTGAAGTAAAAAACTAA
- a CDS encoding toxin-antitoxin system YwqK family antitoxin, with amino-acid sequence MKNLLSVLLICVVGTLMAQNVNQLDENGKRHGVWKKNFEGTKVLRYEGQFSHGKEVGTFKFYKNLGNKPVLTAIKTFDPNSDIAEVQFLSSLQKVISKGKMKGKLYIGDWQYFHNNSDKIMITETYNNNGKLEGERLVYYDNGKIAERAFYKNGLLEGTSTWYSEKEVVLKEFNYVHDKLQGKSKYYDLDGNLIAEGAYKNDKKTGTWNFYKDGELEDSKDYTSHSKNPYKQ; translated from the coding sequence ATGAAAAATTTATTATCTGTATTATTAATCTGTGTCGTAGGAACATTAATGGCACAAAATGTAAACCAGTTAGATGAGAATGGAAAACGACATGGAGTTTGGAAAAAGAATTTTGAAGGTACAAAGGTATTGCGTTACGAGGGGCAATTTTCCCACGGTAAAGAAGTAGGAACCTTTAAATTTTATAAAAACCTAGGAAATAAACCGGTATTAACCGCTATAAAAACATTCGATCCTAATAGTGATATTGCAGAAGTACAATTTTTGTCATCCTTACAAAAGGTGATAAGTAAAGGTAAAATGAAAGGCAAATTATATATTGGAGATTGGCAATATTTCCATAATAATTCAGACAAAATTATGATTACCGAAACGTATAATAATAACGGTAAACTGGAAGGCGAACGTTTGGTATACTACGATAATGGTAAAATCGCAGAGCGTGCCTTCTATAAAAATGGGTTATTAGAAGGAACATCTACCTGGTATTCAGAAAAAGAGGTGGTATTAAAAGAGTTTAATTATGTACATGATAAGTTGCAAGGAAAGTCTAAATACTACGACCTAGATGGAAATTTAATAGCAGAAGGTGCTTATAAGAACGATAAAAAAACAGGGACTTGGAACTTTTACAAAGATGGCGAGTTAGAAGATTCTAAAGATTATACTTCCCATAGTAAAAATCCCTACAAACAATAA
- the yidC gene encoding membrane protein insertase YidC, with translation MEEKKLDLNSVIGFILIFGILMFMLWQNQPTPEELEAQEQAKQEQVEAEKKATEKHETLNTSSEDFSVASVTDSLQLEALKNKLGAFAYSSTLPSATNNVTEVETELFDLKFSNKGGFISELRLKKFDNFDSLPLYLIKDQSAAFNITFNTTDSRVLNTQDLFFQPTISKNGENTVVSMKLKVSESKFLEYRYELKPDNYMMDFSIRSQGLSDVINSSQVVNLDWKQKMYRTDKSADYENRYTRLTYQHDGGKIDKLSPTSDDDEKEEDVTWLSYRQHFFSSILVSEKPFNTADLVSENLLEKDDDDAVFTKLYASTVPLNIEGGEINAPLKFYFGPTDNKILKQYAYNLDDSIPFGWGIFGWINRYVFVPIFAFLSGMMPYGIAIIVMTILVRIVMSPVTYKSYLSQAKMKILKPEINEINEKYKDNAMKKQQETMALYSKAGASPMAGCLPGLLQIPVFYALFQFFPSAFDLRHKSFLWAEDLSSYDTIAELPFKIPFYGDHISLFPILASVAIFFYMRMTTGQQAASQPTQEGMPDMGKMMKYMIYFSPLMMLVFFNNYASGLSLYYFISNLITIGIMLVIKNFIIDEDKIHAKIQENKKKPKKENRFQKKMKDMMEQAEQQKQMQNRKK, from the coding sequence ATGGAAGAAAAGAAATTAGACCTTAATTCGGTCATAGGATTTATCCTAATCTTTGGAATTTTAATGTTTATGCTTTGGCAAAATCAGCCAACTCCAGAAGAGTTAGAAGCTCAAGAACAAGCTAAACAAGAGCAAGTAGAAGCCGAAAAAAAGGCTACCGAAAAACATGAAACCTTAAATACATCTTCTGAAGATTTTTCAGTAGCATCAGTAACCGATTCATTACAATTAGAAGCGTTAAAAAATAAATTAGGAGCTTTTGCTTATTCTTCTACATTACCATCAGCAACTAATAATGTTACTGAAGTAGAAACTGAATTATTCGATTTAAAGTTTAGTAACAAAGGTGGATTTATTTCAGAACTTAGACTTAAAAAATTCGATAATTTCGATTCTCTTCCGTTATACCTTATAAAAGATCAAAGTGCAGCTTTTAATATTACTTTTAATACTACAGATAGTCGCGTTTTAAATACTCAAGATTTATTTTTTCAACCTACAATTTCTAAAAACGGAGAAAATACTGTAGTTTCTATGAAACTTAAAGTATCTGAGTCTAAATTTTTAGAATATCGTTACGAGCTAAAACCTGATAATTACATGATGGATTTTTCAATCCGTTCTCAAGGTTTAAGCGATGTCATTAACAGTTCTCAAGTTGTTAATCTAGATTGGAAACAAAAAATGTATCGTACGGATAAAAGTGCAGACTACGAAAACCGTTACACACGTTTAACCTATCAGCACGATGGTGGAAAAATTGATAAATTAAGCCCAACTAGTGATGACGATGAAAAAGAAGAAGATGTAACTTGGTTATCTTACAGACAACATTTTTTTAGCTCTATTTTAGTTTCAGAAAAACCATTTAATACAGCCGATTTAGTTTCAGAAAATTTATTAGAAAAAGACGACGATGATGCTGTGTTTACTAAACTTTATGCCTCTACAGTTCCATTAAATATAGAAGGAGGAGAAATTAATGCCCCTTTAAAATTTTATTTTGGTCCTACAGATAATAAAATACTAAAGCAATATGCATATAATTTAGACGATAGTATACCATTTGGTTGGGGTATTTTTGGTTGGATAAACCGTTACGTATTTGTTCCAATATTTGCCTTTTTAAGTGGTATGATGCCTTACGGAATCGCTATTATAGTAATGACTATTTTAGTGAGAATAGTAATGTCACCAGTAACGTATAAATCGTATTTATCTCAGGCTAAGATGAAAATTCTGAAACCAGAAATTAATGAGATTAACGAGAAGTACAAAGATAATGCCATGAAAAAGCAACAAGAAACAATGGCGTTATACAGTAAAGCAGGAGCGAGCCCTATGGCTGGTTGTTTACCTGGTTTATTACAAATACCTGTATTTTATGCTCTATTTCAGTTTTTCCCGTCGGCATTCGATTTAAGACATAAAAGTTTCCTTTGGGCAGAAGATTTATCATCTTATGATACCATTGCAGAATTACCTTTTAAAATTCCATTTTATGGCGATCATATTAGTTTATTCCCAATATTAGCCTCTGTAGCCATTTTCTTTTATATGCGAATGACAACAGGACAACAAGCAGCATCGCAACCTACACAAGAAGGGATGCCAGATATGGGGAAAATGATGAAATATATGATTTATTTCTCTCCGTTAATGATGTTGGTGTTCTTTAATAACTATGCCTCTGGTTTAAGTTTGTATTACTTTATTTCTAACTTAATAACAATCGGGATTATGTTAGTGATTAAAAACTTCATTATCGACGAAGATAAAATTCATGCTAAAATACAAGAGAATAAGAAAAAGCCTAAAAAAGAGAATCGTTTTCAGAAGAAAATGAAAGACATGATGGAACAGGCAGAACAGCAAAAACAAATGCAAAATCGTAAAAAATAA
- a CDS encoding DUF3820 family protein has product MIDQLNRDLLIELAHTKMPFGKYKDRYLIDLPEFYIVWYNNKGFPKGKIGDQLRMVYELKLNGLEGLIRNIKQKYPNPKKH; this is encoded by the coding sequence ATGATAGATCAGCTTAATCGAGACCTCTTAATTGAGTTGGCACATACTAAAATGCCCTTTGGTAAATATAAAGACAGGTATTTAATAGATTTACCAGAGTTTTATATTGTGTGGTATAACAACAAAGGCTTTCCTAAAGGAAAAATAGGAGATCAATTACGTATGGTCTACGAATTAAAATTGAATGGTCTTGAAGGCCTTATACGAAACATAAAACAGAAATATCCAAATCCAAAAAAGCATTAA
- a CDS encoding S8 family serine peptidase, giving the protein MASRLLILLFIGVQLQGFAQQDAWVYFSDKEQVETSLANPTTILSQKAIERKQRFGIKIDARDVPVNEAYITTLKALDDVLVLAKSKWFNAVHVRGSETAIRALLNFSFVSEIVFADKTLASTAKIVSTGMFFKQTSTSEFVYGDTANQVEMIQVNALHENNFTGTGITVAILDAGFPNVNTISGFQNLRTHNNILGVYDFVARETDVYDNTKDEHGTLVLSTMAGYIENTFVGTAPDASYYLFITEDTNAENPLEESLWVEAAERADSLGVDIINSSLGYKSFDNPNYDYSNEDLDGKTAFITQGANIAAEKGILVVTSAGNSGTSGVGAPADSEAVFSIGAVDASGEYAYFSSQGSAIQPSIKPDVTAQGLGSVVINKTNQIETVNGTSLSAPILAGGLACLWQALPELSSTALMELVRASSSQYNNPDYLLGYGIPNLATAYNNGILSVSDVTTGDKLSMYPNPTQNHVFFNTTLNGSDLHIKVFDVLGKCILTETLETNESLDVSVLKNGIYLLQISTRNRTVTKKLIKN; this is encoded by the coding sequence ATGGCTTCAAGATTACTAATTTTACTTTTTATTGGTGTTCAGTTGCAGGGTTTTGCACAACAAGATGCTTGGGTTTATTTTTCCGATAAAGAACAGGTAGAGACGTCACTTGCAAACCCAACAACTATTTTAAGCCAAAAAGCAATAGAGAGAAAACAACGCTTTGGTATTAAAATAGATGCTAGAGATGTTCCTGTTAACGAAGCGTATATTACTACACTAAAAGCTTTAGATGATGTTCTGGTATTAGCAAAATCTAAATGGTTTAATGCTGTACATGTTCGAGGGAGTGAAACCGCTATTAGAGCACTTTTAAATTTCTCATTTGTTTCTGAAATTGTTTTTGCAGATAAAACACTAGCTTCTACCGCTAAAATTGTAAGTACAGGGATGTTTTTCAAACAAACGTCAACTTCAGAATTTGTGTATGGAGATACAGCTAATCAGGTAGAAATGATTCAGGTGAATGCACTACACGAAAATAATTTTACAGGAACAGGAATTACTGTTGCTATTTTAGATGCTGGTTTTCCTAATGTAAATACCATTTCAGGTTTTCAAAATTTAAGAACACATAATAATATATTGGGTGTTTATGATTTTGTAGCACGAGAAACAGATGTATACGATAATACAAAAGACGAACATGGTACTCTTGTTTTAAGTACAATGGCTGGATATATAGAAAATACATTTGTGGGTACGGCACCAGATGCTTCTTATTATTTATTTATAACAGAAGATACTAATGCCGAGAATCCGTTGGAAGAAAGTTTATGGGTTGAAGCTGCCGAACGCGCAGATAGTTTGGGCGTAGATATTATTAACTCGTCATTAGGGTATAAATCTTTCGATAATCCCAATTACGATTATAGTAATGAAGACTTAGATGGTAAAACAGCATTTATAACACAAGGGGCTAACATAGCTGCCGAAAAAGGAATTTTAGTAGTAACGTCTGCGGGAAATTCTGGTACATCCGGAGTTGGCGCACCGGCAGATTCTGAAGCCGTATTTTCAATAGGAGCCGTAGATGCTTCAGGAGAATATGCTTATTTTAGTTCTCAAGGTTCAGCAATTCAACCGTCAATAAAACCAGATGTTACAGCTCAAGGTTTAGGTAGTGTGGTTATTAATAAAACCAATCAAATAGAGACTGTAAATGGCACTTCTTTAAGTGCACCTATTTTAGCAGGTGGATTGGCATGTTTATGGCAGGCGTTACCAGAACTTTCATCTACTGCACTTATGGAATTGGTAAGAGCATCATCTTCACAATATAACAATCCAGATTATCTATTAGGGTACGGCATTCCTAATTTAGCTACAGCATATAATAATGGTATTTTAAGTGTTAGTGATGTTACAACAGGGGATAAACTATCTATGTATCCAAATCCTACTCAAAATCACGTGTTTTTCAATACAACTTTAAACGGATCTGATTTGCACATTAAGGTGTTTGATGTTTTGGGTAAATGTATATTAACAGAAACTTTAGAGACTAACGAAAGTTTAGATGTGTCTGTATTAAAAAATGGGATTTATCTTTTACAAATTTCTACAAGAAATAGAACTGTTACTAAAAAACTTATTAAAAATTAA
- a CDS encoding OsmC family protein — protein MTSKVTYLGNLRTENLHIQSGNTYVTDAPIDNNGKGEAFSPTDTVATGFANCMMTVMGIKANGLDYNMEGTTAEVTKHISADPRRISKIEVQFNFPIKADNKVKKILEHTAQTCPVHYSLHPDIEKVVTFNWK, from the coding sequence ATGACATCTAAAGTAACTTATCTTGGTAATTTACGTACCGAGAACCTACATATTCAATCTGGAAACACTTATGTTACAGATGCACCAATAGATAATAATGGAAAAGGTGAAGCATTTTCGCCAACAGATACTGTGGCTACAGGCTTTGCAAATTGTATGATGACTGTTATGGGTATTAAAGCTAATGGTTTAGATTATAATATGGAAGGAACAACTGCTGAAGTTACTAAACATATCTCTGCAGATCCGAGACGAATCTCTAAAATTGAAGTACAATTTAATTTTCCTATAAAAGCAGATAATAAGGTTAAAAAAATCTTAGAACACACTGCTCAAACCTGTCCTGTACACTATAGTTTACATCCAGATATTGAAAAAGTTGTAACTTTTAATTGGAAGTAA
- a CDS encoding NAD(P)H-dependent flavin oxidoreductase yields MQNTITSLFNIQYPIIQAGMVWNSGWKLAAAASNSGILGLIGAGSMYPEVLREHIQKCKKVTTKPFGVNVPMLYPNIEELMAVIVEEEVKIVFTAAGNPNTWTSWLKSRGIIVVHVVSSVKFALKAQAAGVDAIVAEGFEAGGHNGRDETTTLTLIPMVKAKINIPLIAAGGIATGQGMLAAMVLGADGVQIGSRFVASTESSAHINFKETVINTKEGDTQLTLKELAPVRLIKNKFYNDVQALYAKGTTAEELKVFLGRGRSKRGMFEGDLEEGELEIGQVAGLIHDIKPVSAIVSNIISEFEQAKAQLSSL; encoded by the coding sequence ATGCAAAATACAATTACTTCACTTTTTAATATACAATATCCAATCATTCAAGCAGGAATGGTTTGGAATAGCGGATGGAAATTAGCTGCTGCAGCAAGTAATTCTGGAATTTTAGGATTAATAGGAGCAGGTTCTATGTATCCAGAAGTGTTACGTGAACATATTCAGAAATGTAAAAAAGTAACAACAAAGCCGTTTGGAGTAAATGTGCCCATGTTGTATCCTAACATTGAAGAACTTATGGCTGTAATTGTGGAGGAAGAAGTGAAAATTGTTTTTACTGCTGCAGGGAATCCAAATACATGGACGTCTTGGTTAAAATCACGTGGCATAATTGTAGTGCACGTGGTTAGTAGTGTAAAATTTGCATTAAAAGCTCAAGCTGCAGGTGTAGATGCTATTGTTGCCGAGGGTTTTGAAGCAGGTGGACATAATGGTAGAGACGAGACTACAACGTTAACCTTAATCCCAATGGTAAAAGCGAAAATAAATATCCCTTTAATTGCAGCAGGAGGAATTGCAACTGGGCAAGGCATGTTAGCGGCCATGGTATTAGGTGCAGATGGTGTGCAAATCGGAAGTCGGTTTGTGGCAAGTACAGAATCTTCAGCACATATAAATTTTAAAGAAACTGTTATTAATACTAAAGAAGGAGACACACAATTAACTTTAAAAGAATTGGCTCCTGTACGTTTAATTAAAAACAAATTTTATAACGATGTTCAAGCCTTATATGCAAAAGGTACCACTGCTGAAGAATTAAAAGTCTTTTTAGGTCGGGGGCGGTCTAAACGTGGTATGTTTGAAGGCGATTTAGAAGAAGGTGAGTTAGAGATTGGTCAAGTGGCTGGTTTAATTCACGACATTAAGCCCGTTTCAGCGATTGTGTCTAATATAATATCAGAATTTGAGCAGGCTAAGGCTCAATTATCATCTTTATAA
- a CDS encoding CTP synthase, translated as MTTTTKYIFVTGGVTSSLGKGIIAASLAKLLQSQGYRTTIQKLDPYINVDPGTLNPYEHGECYVTDDGAETDLDLGHYERFLNTATSQANNVTTGRIYQSVIEKERRGEFLGKTVQVIPHITDEIKERIQILGNSGDYDIVITEIGGTVGDIESLPYVEAVRQLRWDLGENNGLVIHLTLVPFLSAAGELKTKPTQHSVKTLMESGVQADILVCRTEHNLPKDLRKKLALFCNVREEAVIQSIDASTIYDVPNLMLDEGLDKVVLKKLNLNSSVPDLTRWNAFLKRHKNPASEITIGLIGKYVELQDSYKSILEAFIHAGAENEVKVNVEPIHSEYINADNVKLKLAHLNGVLVAPGFGERGIEGKIDAVRYVREQNIPFLGICLGMQMAVIEYSRNVVGLTDANSTEMDAQCKNPVISIMEEQKNITDMGGTMRLGSWECTLTDQSIAKKVYGSEIIEERHRHRYEFNSDYRTQIEAAGMIATGVNPKTNLVEIVEIPTHPWFVGVQYHPEYKSTVANPHPLFVAFVNAALKNKKK; from the coding sequence ATGACAACTACAACAAAGTATATTTTCGTAACCGGCGGTGTTACTTCATCATTAGGAAAAGGGATTATAGCTGCTTCATTAGCAAAATTATTACAATCTCAAGGGTATAGAACAACCATTCAAAAATTAGATCCTTACATTAATGTAGATCCAGGAACCTTGAATCCTTACGAACATGGAGAATGTTACGTTACAGATGATGGTGCAGAAACCGATTTAGATTTAGGTCATTACGAACGTTTTTTAAATACGGCTACCAGTCAGGCTAATAATGTAACTACAGGAAGAATTTACCAAAGTGTTATTGAAAAAGAACGTCGTGGAGAGTTTTTAGGAAAAACCGTTCAAGTCATTCCTCATATCACAGACGAAATTAAAGAACGCATTCAAATTTTAGGAAATTCTGGCGATTATGATATTGTAATCACAGAAATTGGTGGTACCGTTGGAGACATTGAATCTTTACCTTATGTAGAGGCTGTAAGACAATTGCGCTGGGATTTAGGCGAAAATAATGGTCTTGTAATTCATTTAACTCTAGTTCCATTTTTATCTGCTGCAGGCGAATTAAAGACAAAACCTACACAGCACAGTGTAAAAACACTAATGGAAAGTGGGGTTCAAGCAGATATTTTAGTGTGTAGAACAGAACACAACCTACCAAAAGATTTACGTAAAAAATTAGCGTTGTTTTGTAATGTTCGCGAAGAAGCTGTAATACAATCAATAGATGCCTCTACCATTTACGATGTGCCAAATTTAATGCTAGACGAAGGTTTAGATAAAGTAGTGCTTAAAAAATTAAACTTAAATAGTAGTGTACCAGATTTAACCAGATGGAATGCCTTTTTAAAACGTCATAAAAATCCAGCATCAGAAATTACTATTGGGCTTATTGGTAAATATGTAGAGTTACAAGATTCTTACAAATCCATATTAGAAGCTTTCATTCATGCAGGTGCAGAAAATGAAGTAAAAGTTAATGTAGAACCGATTCATTCTGAATATATCAATGCCGATAATGTAAAACTAAAATTAGCCCATTTAAACGGTGTATTAGTAGCGCCTGGTTTTGGTGAGCGTGGGATTGAAGGGAAAATTGATGCGGTGCGTTATGTTAGAGAACAAAATATTCCATTTTTAGGGATTTGTTTAGGGATGCAAATGGCTGTAATAGAGTACTCTAGAAATGTGGTGGGATTAACTGATGCAAATTCTACAGAAATGGATGCGCAATGTAAAAACCCAGTAATTAGTATTATGGAGGAGCAAAAAAATATTACAGATATGGGGGGCACTATGCGTTTAGGATCTTGGGAATGTACGTTAACAGACCAAAGTATAGCTAAAAAAGTATATGGTTCTGAAATTATTGAAGAACGTCACAGACACCGTTACGAATTTAATAGTGATTACAGAACCCAAATTGAAGCTGCAGGAATGATTGCAACAGGGGTAAACCCAAAAACAAACTTGGTTGAAATTGTAGAAATACCAACACACCCATGGTTTGTAGGAGTGCAATACCATCCAGAATATAAAAGTACGGTAGCTAATCCGCATCCTTTATTTGTAGCGTTTGTTAATGCTGCTTTAAAAAATAAGAAAAAATAG